Proteins from one Athalia rosae chromosome 8, iyAthRosa1.1, whole genome shotgun sequence genomic window:
- the LOC105691023 gene encoding nuclear factor of activated T-cells 5 isoform X2, giving the protein MKKKKKKLKQKKRKKEKKQKKKKKIRKSRCGGYTGTAGGLSSSATGASVRGTATPTVRAHSSRRINHPRHTGQHKILLGTTRQNAGVRTSDELAARLISAQDVCDNSNDSGLGFEERQQQQQLTNNIRPQHREPRYFHSCLPPSNFQGWNGAGEEDSKRRRMDIKLESEDANFAFPEVQARGGTDAKGSSRGSANSIGGASLPRSTSGGVVGRVVGVTRPRPAIGVLGSKRAAIAHQGPITLTSQLCSASRDGKTQLQIICQPEQQHRARYQTEGSRGAVKDRTGNGFPIVRLIGYEKPATLQIFIGTDLGRVAPHMFYQACRVSGKNSTPCVERKVDGTIVIEVDMDPAKEMLVTCDCVGILKERNVDVEHRFPQEAGVLQGRSKKKSTRCRMVFRTNITHSDGTSETLQVCSQPIVCTQPPGIPEISKKSLTSCPCTGGLELFVLGKNFLKDTRIVFQLDNEDLSSSLEPHWECAVLPDKEFLQQTHLVCVVPPYRRQDLEPAESVSVKLYAVSSGKTSEPHTFLYTAASAAPEPSVGKIESSSPSLTTTPADASLTPAAAAVTLGCVSPNSRLPSSVASASSFVTAMQQQQQETLKSESCQSPSSSGAAVTPVMMWASQAQSCQNACAEVMMPPPPLVANPIMNRRSSSNLQLILPDNLKTEVLDENSQNSMMSENSMQSLPNPTSNGAQAVSSPLQLSNEASREAPPSLMGSANVAPAQDATAAGLLGVAEMIHQQHPLALDPQDPFASLHETPQVKVLSPHHINKDSGGLLSSGGDVNGPVVGVQGAGVVDLRMKQHQSDFTTLTTFATTAPGQSLPAQSGHSIEKYLNHIESTASQVKDNEVNAAANAFVGGIQQRASIISTGRQQQQQQQQQQPDILAPTQATVKLDALVNSAAETHQIGTSLQAAEAPAGALMNHVSVSPGVDSMHRQQHEVIGSPAQSTRTSPPIPVKAMILEALIPSPTLNVQAMTPVNVAVSPSNGGGNDGRSSGDSLLTTIAAALLPPMQEPPVVTAAGAASSPTCVSANHQPLQVPVEPTIPSAAEQIQQMQALAHQEAAAMQQVQQVEQVMAHAQQQVEQVVAQAQQQAVQAVQQAQQQVVQQVVQHAHVVQQAVQQVQAVQQVQAVPAVQQAVQQATQEVVQQAVQQATHEVVQQVQAVQQAVQQAQAAQAMQQAVQQDISSMLSQPAGFVAEASSALASGAAQEPSQQRLTTAAEQAINSVITNATQDIINNRPITTTTAHAIIATKNILNSVATQSAQLMNTAMEGILPKSPTGQSSIVEQVANKTATAAANGQVNVNVNVNVPVTSNGVVNQGGAVARKPEDAGGMLPQELTSMSEHDLLSYINPSCFDQGGFLM; this is encoded by the exons GGACCGCCGGAGGATTGTCGTCGTCGGCAACGGGGGCTTCCGTGAGAGGTACCGCGACCCCAACGGTCAGGGCGCATTCGTCGAGGAGAATAAACCATCCGCGTCACACCGGTCAGCACAAGATTCTACTGGGTACGACCAGACAGAACGCCGGCGTCCGAACGTCGGATGAACTCGCCGCGAGACTGATATCCGCTCAGGACGTCTGCGACAACTCCAACGACTCCGGACTCGGATTCGAGGAAagacaacagcagcaacagttGACGAACAAC ATCCGTCCGCAGCACCGGGAACCCCGTTATTTCCACTCATGTCTGCCACCATCTAACTTTCAGGGTTGGAACGGAGCGGGCGAGGAGGATTCGAAACGTCGAAGAATGGACATAAAACTGGAATCGGAGGACGCGAACTTTGCGTTTCCTGAGGTGCAGGCGCGCGGCGGCACCGACGCCAAGGGTTCTTCCCGCGGAAGCGCGAACAGCATCGGCGGCGCCTCTCTTCCGAGAAGTACCTCCGGCGGCGTCGTAGGTCGCGTTGTAGGCGTCACGAGGCCGCGGCCCGCCATTGGCGTTCTGGGATCCAAACGAGCCGCGATAGCTCACCAGGGCCCCATCACCCTAACCTCTCAACTCT gcaGCGCATCCAGGGACGGCAAAACCCAACTGCAAATAATATGTCAGCCCGAACAGCAGCACAGAGCCCGTTATCAGACCGAAGGGTCACGCGGAGCTGTCAAAGACCGGACGGGCAATGGTTTTCCAATAGTCAGATTGATCGGTTACGAGAAGCCGGCTACCCTACAGATCTTCATCGGCACGGACCTCGGTCGTGTGGCTCCTCACATGTTTTACCAAGCGTGCAGAGTTAGTGGTAAAAATTCCACGCCGTGTGTCGAAAGGAAAGTGGACGGTACCATAGTTATAGAAGTGGACATGGACCCTGCTAAAGAGATGCTGGTCACCTGCGACTGCGTGGGTATACTGAAAGAAAGGAACGTCGACGTAGAGCACAGGTTCCCGCAGGAGGCCGGAGTCCTTCAGGGACGCAGTAAAAAGAAGTCGACGAGGTGTCGCATGGTATTCAGAACCAACATCACACATTCCGATGGCACGTCGGAAACACTGCAAGTGTGCTCGCAGCCCATCGTCTGCA CCCAACCGCCCGGAATACCAGAAATAAGCAAGAAGTCATTGACGTCGTGTCCTTGCACTGGTGGTCTCGAGTTGTTCGTCTTGGGTAAGAATTTCTTGAAGGACACCCGGATAGTGTTTCAACTGGACAACGAGGACCTGTCGAGCAGTTTGGAGCCCCATTGGGAGTGCGCAGTCCTTCCGGACAAAGAATTCCTCCAGCAGACTCACCTGGTCTGCGTCGTGCCACCCTACAGACGCCAGGACTTGGAGCCTGCGGAATCAGTCAGCGTCAAACTCTACGCCGTCTCCTCGGGTAAGACCAGCGAGCCTCACACCTTCCTCTACACCGCAGCCTCTGCAGCACCGGAACCCTCCGTAGGCAAAATTGAATCCTCCTCACCGTCGCTCACCACCACTCCTGCGGACGCTTCCCTCACACCTGCAGCGGCCGCCGTCACGCTGGGATGCGTGTCTCCAAATT CTCGTCTTCCTTCCTCGGTAGCGAGCGCCTCGAGTTTCGTCACCGctatgcagcagcagcagcaagagACGTTGAAGAGCGAGTCCTGCCAGTCGCCTTCGTCCTCCGGTGCCGCCGTGACCCCGGTAATGATGTGGGCCTCGCAGGCCCAGAGCTGTCAGAACGCGTGCGCTGAGGTTATGATGCCGCCGCCTCCTCTGGTGGCCAACCCCATAATGAATCGGCGCTCTTCGTCCAACCTCCAGCTGATCCTGCCCGACAATCTGAAGACCGAGGTCCTCGACGAGAACAGCCAGAACAGCATGATGAGCGAGAACAGCATGCAGAGTCTGCCCAACCCTACGTCGAACGGAGCGCAGGCGGTCTCCAGCCCCCTCCAGCTGTCCAACGAGGCCTCGAGGGAGGCGCCCCCCTCGTTGATGGGGAGCGCCAACGTCGCCCCGGCGCAGGACGCTACCGCCGCCGGTCTCCTGGGCGTCGCCGAAATGATCCACCAGCAGCACCCCCTCGCCCTGGACCCCCAGGACCCGTTCGCCTCCCTTCACGAAACTCCGCAGGTCAAGGTACTCAGTCCCCACCACATAAACAAGGACTCGGGTGGGCTGCTCTCCTCCGGCGGCGACGTCAACGGCCCCGTAGTCGGCGTCCAGGGCGCCGGGGTTGTCGACCTCCGCATGAAGCAGCACCAGTCGGACTTCACGACCCTGACGACCTTCGCCACCACGGCGCCGGGTCAGAGTCTGCCCGCCCAGAGCGGCCACAGCATCGAGAAGTACCTGAACCACATAGAGTCGACGGCCTCCCAGGTCAAGGACAACGAGGTCAACGCGGCGGCGAACGCCTTCGTCGGCGGTATCCAGCAGCGGGCCTCGATAATATCCACCGGTCgccaacagcagcagcaacagcagcagcagcagccggaCATCCTCGCCCCTACCCAGGCGACCGTGAAACTCGACGCCCTCGTAAATTCCGCGGCGGAAACGCACCAGATCGGCACCTCGCTCCAGGCCGCCGAGGCCCCCGCCGGCGCCCTGATGAACCACGTCTCGGTGTCGCCCGGCGTGGACTCGATGCACCGGCAGCAGCACGAGGTCATCGGGAGCCCCGCGCAGAGCACGAGGACCAGCCCGCCGATTCCGGTGAAGGCGATGATACTGGAGGCGCTTATCCCATCGCCGACATTGAACGTCCAGGCTATGACCCCGGTGAACGTCGCGGTGTCGCCGAGCAACGGGGGCGGCAACGACGGCAGGTCGTCCGGCGACAGTTTGCTCACCACCATAGCCGCCGCCCTCCTGCCACCCATGCAGGAGCCCCCGGTGGTCACCGCCGCGGGCGCCGCGTCCTCGCCGACCTGCGTCAGCGCCAATCATCAGCCGTTACAG GTACCCGTCGAGCCCACTATCCCGTCGGCGGCCGAGCAGATCCAGCAGATGCAGGCGTTGGCGCATCAGGAGGCCGCCGCCATGCAGCAGGTCCAGCAGGTCGAGCAGGTGATGGCGCACGCGCAGCAGCAGGTGGAGCAGGTAGTGGCTCAGGCGCAGCAGCAGGCGGTTCAGGCGGTGCAGCAGGCGCAGCAGCAGGTGGTCCAGCAGGTCGTTCAGCACGCCCACGTGGTCCAGCAGGCGGTTCAGCAGGTGCAGGCGGTACAGCAGGTCCAGGCGGTGCCGGCGGTGCAGCAGGCGGTGCAGCAGGCTACGCAGGAGGTCGTCCAGCAGGCGGTCCAGCAGGCGACCCACGAGGTGGTTCAGCAGGTTCAGGCGGTGCAGCAGGCGGTTCAGCAGGCGCAGGCGGCGCAGGCGATGCAGCAGGCGGTGCAGCAGGACATAAGCTCGATGCTGAGCCAGCCGGCGGGTTTCGTGGCGGAGGCGAGCTCGGCGCTCGCTAGCGGGGCGGCGCAGGAGCCCAGCCAGCAGAGGCTGACGACCGCCGCCGAGCAGGCGATAAATTCGGTGATAACGAACGCGACGCAGGACATAATAAACAATCGTCCGATAACGACTACCACGGCCCACGCGATCATAGCCACCAAGAATATACTGAACAGCGTGGCGACGCAGAGCGCCCAGCTGATGAACACGGCGATGGAGGGCATACTACCGAAGTCGCCGACCGGGCAGAGCAGCATCGTCGAGCAGGTCGCCAACAAAACGGCGACCGCCGCCGCCAACGGTCAGGTTAACGTGAACGTGAACGTGAACGTCCCCGTCACGAGCAACGGCGTGGTTAATCAGGGCGGCGCGGTGGCCAGGAAACCGGAAGACGCTGGCGGCATGCTACCCCAGGAACTCACCTCTATGTCCGAACACGATCTGCTGAGCTACATAAATCCCAGCTGTTTCGATCAGGGCGGTTTTCTCATGTAG
- the LOC105691023 gene encoding nuclear factor of activated T-cells 5 isoform X4: MAPDFVCKRSLGRAVTGHNVGGMLLLQHRRSSAAAYAGLGGGYLHPGTAGGLSSSATGASVRGTATPTVRAHSSRRINHPRHTGQHKILLGTTRQNAGVRTSDELAARLISAQDVCDNSNDSGLGFEERQQQQQLTNNGWNGAGEEDSKRRRMDIKLESEDANFAFPEVQARGGTDAKGSSRGSANSIGGASLPRSTSGGVVGRVVGVTRPRPAIGVLGSKRAAIAHQGPITLTSQLCSASRDGKTQLQIICQPEQQHRARYQTEGSRGAVKDRTGNGFPIVRLIGYEKPATLQIFIGTDLGRVAPHMFYQACRVSGKNSTPCVERKVDGTIVIEVDMDPAKEMLVTCDCVGILKERNVDVEHRFPQEAGVLQGRSKKKSTRCRMVFRTNITHSDGTSETLQVCSQPIVCTQPPGIPEISKKSLTSCPCTGGLELFVLGKNFLKDTRIVFQLDNEDLSSSLEPHWECAVLPDKEFLQQTHLVCVVPPYRRQDLEPAESVSVKLYAVSSGKTSEPHTFLYTAASAAPEPSVGKIESSSPSLTTTPADASLTPAAAAVTLGCVSPNSRLPSSVASASSFVTAMQQQQQETLKSESCQSPSSSGAAVTPVMMWASQAQSCQNACAEVMMPPPPLVANPIMNRRSSSNLQLILPDNLKTEVLDENSQNSMMSENSMQSLPNPTSNGAQAVSSPLQLSNEASREAPPSLMGSANVAPAQDATAAGLLGVAEMIHQQHPLALDPQDPFASLHETPQVKVLSPHHINKDSGGLLSSGGDVNGPVVGVQGAGVVDLRMKQHQSDFTTLTTFATTAPGQSLPAQSGHSIEKYLNHIESTASQVKDNEVNAAANAFVGGIQQRASIISTGRQQQQQQQQQQPDILAPTQATVKLDALVNSAAETHQIGTSLQAAEAPAGALMNHVSVSPGVDSMHRQQHEVIGSPAQSTRTSPPIPVKAMILEALIPSPTLNVQAMTPVNVAVSPSNGGGNDGRSSGDSLLTTIAAALLPPMQEPPVVTAAGAASSPTCVSANHQPLQVPVEPTIPSAAEQIQQMQALAHQEAAAMQQVQQVEQVMAHAQQQVEQVVAQAQQQAVQAVQQAQQQVVQQVVQHAHVVQQAVQQVQAVQQVQAVPAVQQAVQQATQEVVQQAVQQATHEVVQQVQAVQQAVQQAQAAQAMQQAVQQDISSMLSQPAGFVAEASSALASGAAQEPSQQRLTTAAEQAINSVITNATQDIINNRPITTTTAHAIIATKNILNSVATQSAQLMNTAMEGILPKSPTGQSSIVEQVANKTATAAANGQVNVNVNVNVPVTSNGVVNQGGAVARKPEDAGGMLPQELTSMSEHDLLSYINPSCFDQGGFLM, encoded by the exons GGACCGCCGGAGGATTGTCGTCGTCGGCAACGGGGGCTTCCGTGAGAGGTACCGCGACCCCAACGGTCAGGGCGCATTCGTCGAGGAGAATAAACCATCCGCGTCACACCGGTCAGCACAAGATTCTACTGGGTACGACCAGACAGAACGCCGGCGTCCGAACGTCGGATGAACTCGCCGCGAGACTGATATCCGCTCAGGACGTCTGCGACAACTCCAACGACTCCGGACTCGGATTCGAGGAAagacaacagcagcaacagttGACGAACAAC GGTTGGAACGGAGCGGGCGAGGAGGATTCGAAACGTCGAAGAATGGACATAAAACTGGAATCGGAGGACGCGAACTTTGCGTTTCCTGAGGTGCAGGCGCGCGGCGGCACCGACGCCAAGGGTTCTTCCCGCGGAAGCGCGAACAGCATCGGCGGCGCCTCTCTTCCGAGAAGTACCTCCGGCGGCGTCGTAGGTCGCGTTGTAGGCGTCACGAGGCCGCGGCCCGCCATTGGCGTTCTGGGATCCAAACGAGCCGCGATAGCTCACCAGGGCCCCATCACCCTAACCTCTCAACTCT gcaGCGCATCCAGGGACGGCAAAACCCAACTGCAAATAATATGTCAGCCCGAACAGCAGCACAGAGCCCGTTATCAGACCGAAGGGTCACGCGGAGCTGTCAAAGACCGGACGGGCAATGGTTTTCCAATAGTCAGATTGATCGGTTACGAGAAGCCGGCTACCCTACAGATCTTCATCGGCACGGACCTCGGTCGTGTGGCTCCTCACATGTTTTACCAAGCGTGCAGAGTTAGTGGTAAAAATTCCACGCCGTGTGTCGAAAGGAAAGTGGACGGTACCATAGTTATAGAAGTGGACATGGACCCTGCTAAAGAGATGCTGGTCACCTGCGACTGCGTGGGTATACTGAAAGAAAGGAACGTCGACGTAGAGCACAGGTTCCCGCAGGAGGCCGGAGTCCTTCAGGGACGCAGTAAAAAGAAGTCGACGAGGTGTCGCATGGTATTCAGAACCAACATCACACATTCCGATGGCACGTCGGAAACACTGCAAGTGTGCTCGCAGCCCATCGTCTGCA CCCAACCGCCCGGAATACCAGAAATAAGCAAGAAGTCATTGACGTCGTGTCCTTGCACTGGTGGTCTCGAGTTGTTCGTCTTGGGTAAGAATTTCTTGAAGGACACCCGGATAGTGTTTCAACTGGACAACGAGGACCTGTCGAGCAGTTTGGAGCCCCATTGGGAGTGCGCAGTCCTTCCGGACAAAGAATTCCTCCAGCAGACTCACCTGGTCTGCGTCGTGCCACCCTACAGACGCCAGGACTTGGAGCCTGCGGAATCAGTCAGCGTCAAACTCTACGCCGTCTCCTCGGGTAAGACCAGCGAGCCTCACACCTTCCTCTACACCGCAGCCTCTGCAGCACCGGAACCCTCCGTAGGCAAAATTGAATCCTCCTCACCGTCGCTCACCACCACTCCTGCGGACGCTTCCCTCACACCTGCAGCGGCCGCCGTCACGCTGGGATGCGTGTCTCCAAATT CTCGTCTTCCTTCCTCGGTAGCGAGCGCCTCGAGTTTCGTCACCGctatgcagcagcagcagcaagagACGTTGAAGAGCGAGTCCTGCCAGTCGCCTTCGTCCTCCGGTGCCGCCGTGACCCCGGTAATGATGTGGGCCTCGCAGGCCCAGAGCTGTCAGAACGCGTGCGCTGAGGTTATGATGCCGCCGCCTCCTCTGGTGGCCAACCCCATAATGAATCGGCGCTCTTCGTCCAACCTCCAGCTGATCCTGCCCGACAATCTGAAGACCGAGGTCCTCGACGAGAACAGCCAGAACAGCATGATGAGCGAGAACAGCATGCAGAGTCTGCCCAACCCTACGTCGAACGGAGCGCAGGCGGTCTCCAGCCCCCTCCAGCTGTCCAACGAGGCCTCGAGGGAGGCGCCCCCCTCGTTGATGGGGAGCGCCAACGTCGCCCCGGCGCAGGACGCTACCGCCGCCGGTCTCCTGGGCGTCGCCGAAATGATCCACCAGCAGCACCCCCTCGCCCTGGACCCCCAGGACCCGTTCGCCTCCCTTCACGAAACTCCGCAGGTCAAGGTACTCAGTCCCCACCACATAAACAAGGACTCGGGTGGGCTGCTCTCCTCCGGCGGCGACGTCAACGGCCCCGTAGTCGGCGTCCAGGGCGCCGGGGTTGTCGACCTCCGCATGAAGCAGCACCAGTCGGACTTCACGACCCTGACGACCTTCGCCACCACGGCGCCGGGTCAGAGTCTGCCCGCCCAGAGCGGCCACAGCATCGAGAAGTACCTGAACCACATAGAGTCGACGGCCTCCCAGGTCAAGGACAACGAGGTCAACGCGGCGGCGAACGCCTTCGTCGGCGGTATCCAGCAGCGGGCCTCGATAATATCCACCGGTCgccaacagcagcagcaacagcagcagcagcagccggaCATCCTCGCCCCTACCCAGGCGACCGTGAAACTCGACGCCCTCGTAAATTCCGCGGCGGAAACGCACCAGATCGGCACCTCGCTCCAGGCCGCCGAGGCCCCCGCCGGCGCCCTGATGAACCACGTCTCGGTGTCGCCCGGCGTGGACTCGATGCACCGGCAGCAGCACGAGGTCATCGGGAGCCCCGCGCAGAGCACGAGGACCAGCCCGCCGATTCCGGTGAAGGCGATGATACTGGAGGCGCTTATCCCATCGCCGACATTGAACGTCCAGGCTATGACCCCGGTGAACGTCGCGGTGTCGCCGAGCAACGGGGGCGGCAACGACGGCAGGTCGTCCGGCGACAGTTTGCTCACCACCATAGCCGCCGCCCTCCTGCCACCCATGCAGGAGCCCCCGGTGGTCACCGCCGCGGGCGCCGCGTCCTCGCCGACCTGCGTCAGCGCCAATCATCAGCCGTTACAG GTACCCGTCGAGCCCACTATCCCGTCGGCGGCCGAGCAGATCCAGCAGATGCAGGCGTTGGCGCATCAGGAGGCCGCCGCCATGCAGCAGGTCCAGCAGGTCGAGCAGGTGATGGCGCACGCGCAGCAGCAGGTGGAGCAGGTAGTGGCTCAGGCGCAGCAGCAGGCGGTTCAGGCGGTGCAGCAGGCGCAGCAGCAGGTGGTCCAGCAGGTCGTTCAGCACGCCCACGTGGTCCAGCAGGCGGTTCAGCAGGTGCAGGCGGTACAGCAGGTCCAGGCGGTGCCGGCGGTGCAGCAGGCGGTGCAGCAGGCTACGCAGGAGGTCGTCCAGCAGGCGGTCCAGCAGGCGACCCACGAGGTGGTTCAGCAGGTTCAGGCGGTGCAGCAGGCGGTTCAGCAGGCGCAGGCGGCGCAGGCGATGCAGCAGGCGGTGCAGCAGGACATAAGCTCGATGCTGAGCCAGCCGGCGGGTTTCGTGGCGGAGGCGAGCTCGGCGCTCGCTAGCGGGGCGGCGCAGGAGCCCAGCCAGCAGAGGCTGACGACCGCCGCCGAGCAGGCGATAAATTCGGTGATAACGAACGCGACGCAGGACATAATAAACAATCGTCCGATAACGACTACCACGGCCCACGCGATCATAGCCACCAAGAATATACTGAACAGCGTGGCGACGCAGAGCGCCCAGCTGATGAACACGGCGATGGAGGGCATACTACCGAAGTCGCCGACCGGGCAGAGCAGCATCGTCGAGCAGGTCGCCAACAAAACGGCGACCGCCGCCGCCAACGGTCAGGTTAACGTGAACGTGAACGTGAACGTCCCCGTCACGAGCAACGGCGTGGTTAATCAGGGCGGCGCGGTGGCCAGGAAACCGGAAGACGCTGGCGGCATGCTACCCCAGGAACTCACCTCTATGTCCGAACACGATCTGCTGAGCTACATAAATCCCAGCTGTTTCGATCAGGGCGGTTTTCTCATGTAG